The genomic window GAAGTTTCATTACCCTTCCTGAGATACCGCATGCTCCGTCACGGGTATCTTCGACCGCCAGTACACTGGCGCGAGCACAGAGGGGTGCGTTTCCATCGATTGCCTGGCTTCTTTTTTGTGTGTAGAAGTGCACTGACCTGATATGCTACCGTAGAGAGGCTTCAATGGAATTTGGGTTGCTGCGGATCCGACAAAGCGCCCAGATGTGGTTGTGTACTACATACACGGTGAGTCCACCCGAGACCTCAACGCCGCATTGCACGACTGACTCTGTTCCTGATGCAATGGCAGGTGGTGGATTTTCGATGGGCTCGGGGAACTTTTACCTTGAATTCCTTGTGACATGGCACACGCTGCTGCGGGAGTCTGGCTTCCAAAATCCATCTATGTTCATCCTCGAATACACACTGGTTCCTAAGGCTTGTTATCCAAAGCCGCTAGAAGAAGCAATCCGCGGATACGAATACGCAGTGTCCATGGCAGGACAAGCTTCAAATGTGGTCGTGGCAGGAGATTCCGCGGGCGGAAGCTTGTCCCTCAGCCTCATGCTTCATCTCGGTCGTCAAGATTCGTCAGAAAAAACTGACGTCCCAGACCAGACGGCGCAGCAACAAAAGCCTGGCATGGTCGTTCTGATAAGCCCGTGGGTGACATTGATCACGGACGAAAATAAGACCACGAGCAGTGACTTCCTCAACGCCGAGGCCCTGCGCACGTATGGGCTTCAGTACATCGGGGCCGCCGACATGCACGATCCGCTCGTGTCGCCTGGGTGTTGTCACGATGCGGACTGGTGGCGACGGGCGAGCCCCTTAGAAGAAGTGTTTATCATTTATGGAGAGGAGGAGGTTTTCGCACCCGATGCGCGGAGGTTGAAGAAGATGCTGCAGGATTTTGGCATCACCGCAAGAAGTCACGAGGAACCTTCAGCCATTCACGCATGGCCAGTGGTGTCAATCTTCCTTGTCAGCGACAAAGAGAAGAGGCTGAAAGGCATCAGACTCATTGTTGACGAAATCAGGGGACGGATGTTGCAGGACAACATCGTGAAAACGTGATCGATGAAACTGTATGCTGGTCAGTCTATTTAGCCTTGGCATATAAACAGGGTCAAGTGCCACAAAgcgaagagagagagagaggaagGGGGGGGAATGCCGCATCAGATTAGATCAAGTAATTAAACCCTCATCGACTTGCTTGACACAGCTCACAGGGAACCTTAGCTTGTCGGAAAGACAAGCTCGGCTTCCAAAGCGCTGGTATATGCATGCCTCTGGGCTCTTTTATCGTCATTTTGGCCAAAGGTTTATAGTTCTATGAAAAGAAACATGTGACCTACCCGTGATTAATCGACGAACCCTTTAAGGGTCCAGTTTGCAAGTATCAGTGGTGTCCATGCAAGAGAATGACTGGCTTGCATGGGCGCCGGTCGGATGCATCAACGTTAAAGGTTTTGTAGCCTGGTAGCATGGCTAAGATACCTGCCTAGCTTAGGATCGCGTCCGAAATCCAAGACAGCGGACCTAGCGCGTGACATGACCGGTTCCTTTACGCGAACGAAATAAATCTATCGTGTTTGAGTCTTTAAAGTTCCGAGTATAGTTTCAAGCTCTATGGGAAGCCTGTTGGAGATGTTTGTTGGCCGTCGTAAAGTGCGCAGCCTCGTGACGAGTGACGCTTGTGAACATAAAAGGCTCCCTTCCATCACGACGCGAGACTCAGGGACGGGAAAATTCACTTTGCCTAGAAAAGGCATGTAcgcacctaggtaggtaggtggcaggtacctaggtacctgccacctacctaccctacaGATCAACCCGACTAAACTTACCAACCTAGTTACCTCTGGCACCAGACTTGATTGAACATTTTTAGGTCCCACCAACCCCACTTTACAAAAAAGGGAGACTGCGGCTGGCGCCTGACTTGGCTTGCGGCACTGCACAGGATCAGACAAAAGCAAACGACCCACACCCAATCAGGAAACAGAGCACCGGGTTGATCTGGCTTGTATGACCGCGTTGCGCATATAAACAAGCCCAACGTCCCACCAAACCCCTCGCTCGCTGGCCTTTCGGGCACGGCACACAGCTCCCAgccctttctttttcaagCTGCAAAAATTCATACAATAGATCGGCCCAGCTGGCCCGAGCTTCCACACGCCAAACCCAAATTGACTATATTTCTTCCCACCCAAGCCACCCTACCCCTTTATTCCTATATTGAGTTTACTTGACCTGCACGggccccttttcttttctctctctcttgcgCTCTCGAAAGTTAAATCAACGCCTCGACAAATAAACCCCCTTCAGCACTCTGTTTTCGGTGTTGGGATATTGCATAATCGTCATATCGCATACAGCTTTATAACCGTGATTTTTCTCCCACGGTGTAGTGCTCGTGTGTGTGAGACCAGAAAGCATCCACGCCTCAAAATTCAATCGAGCTTGACTGTGGGGTGGCTGCCTGATTTGACTCGCCTACCTCGACCCACCCATCTGCGGGTACCAGTGAACTGCTCAACTCAACGCTTGTGTGGGTAGTCTCATTGACCGAATATCAAATCATTCGGGTGTCATACAACCGCTGGGCTTACACCAGGCGCAGGTCGGGCTGAGGCCTACGCAGCCTGCTAGCTACCTTAGCATATCACTTACGAAGAGCATCGCGGTTGCCGGAAGAAGCCGGTTAATTGCAGCTTGGTTGTGGCGTACTATTCCGCAGTGACACGTTTTCCTCCTTCAAGATCGTCTTCAAACGATAGACAAAAGACAGTGGGCCGAGCATAACTCATATCACCACCGCATTTTGTtacctctctttttttgtttactgGATGTCAGTCAACCCAAACCCCCTTTTTGACTTCCCGATTCCTCAAAGTTGCAAAAGTCAGTCCATGTCTCGTTGTCGTGTGCTGCTACTTCTGCCTATCTGCCTGTGCAAGATGCAGGCCCCTGCCTCAGCAATCACATCACAACGTCACCTGCACCTGCCCGCGGATGTCTAGCGCATCCATAACGGTGCAGCTGCAGATGCCCTggtcatttttttttgtttctataTTGACATCGTAGTGTCCCTCCAGTATACCTACATTATCCATCTAATACCTCCATTTCTACCTACCCAGCCTAGGTAGTCAGTCTAGACCCcaaacagacagacagacacatTCAATCACATCGATTCTCATCGCAACCCACTCACACGTTGACATACATACGTCTATTCCGAACACACCAAACACGCTCTGACAACATCCGCTCAGCATTCTTGTCCAAACCAAGCAACCAACCTTGCCAGCCGTTACAAAGTAACGCGACAACAAGAGACGAAGAATTAGATTATTCTAGTCTCGCGTCAAGTCAAAAGATTGCCAAGGTCCAGGGATCTTATCCTTGGCAAATCCTGGGTAGCCTTTTGCTGGACCTATCCCACCAGCACGCACGCACGCTCTTTAAGAGCAGCCCCATACCAGATCGACTCAAGAGCAAACGGACCTCTCGCTATGTCTTATGCGCCTGCAAGTCCAGATCTAAGCTCGTTTTACAGCGGGTCGGCGGATTCTCACAACGcgggccaccaccaccaccaccaccactctTCGTCGTCAGGGTTTGGGTTTCCGGTGCAGGTCT from Pyricularia oryzae 70-15 chromosome 4, whole genome shotgun sequence includes these protein-coding regions:
- a CDS encoding DNA polymerase epsilon subunit C, variant, whose translation is ISPPHFVTSLFLFTGCQSTQTPFLTSRFLKVAKVSPCLVVVCCYFCLSACARCRPLPQQSHHNVTCTCPRMSSASITVQLQMPWSFFFVSILTS